Proteins encoded together in one Amblyomma americanum isolate KBUSLIRL-KWMA chromosome 1, ASM5285725v1, whole genome shotgun sequence window:
- the LOC144114345 gene encoding transcription and mRNA export factor ENY2-like isoform X1, which produces MVFNFAQRLPPAAKEEQAGPLERQKVYQMKASINQKLIESGERDRLKELLRTRLIECGWRDQLKAYCKEIIREKGVENVSVDELIAAVTPRARATVPDIIKRELLHQIKNFLIDQQACG; this is translated from the exons ATGGTATTCAACTTCGCTCAGCGGCTGCCGCCAGCCGCTAAAGAAGAACAGGCTGG ACCTCTTGAACGTCAGAAAGTGTATCAGATGAAAGCCAGCATAAACCAGAAACTGATCGAGAGCGGAGAACGGGATCG aTTAAAAGAGTTACTGCGTACAAGATTAATAGAATGTGGATGGAGGGACCAACTGAAAGCGTACTGCAAAG AAATCATTAGAGAAAAAGGTGTTGAAAACGTGTCAGTTGATGAGCTTATAGCAGCAGTCACACCAAGGGCAAGAG CTACTGTGCCGGACATCATCAAGCGTGAACTTCTTCACCAGATCAAGAATTTTCTGATAGATCAGCAGGCATGCGGTTAA
- the LOC144114345 gene encoding transcription and mRNA export factor ENY2-like isoform X2 translates to MSEPLERQKVYQMKASINQKLIESGERDRLKELLRTRLIECGWRDQLKAYCKEIIREKGVENVSVDELIAAVTPRARATVPDIIKRELLHQIKNFLIDQQACG, encoded by the exons ATGAGCGA ACCTCTTGAACGTCAGAAAGTGTATCAGATGAAAGCCAGCATAAACCAGAAACTGATCGAGAGCGGAGAACGGGATCG aTTAAAAGAGTTACTGCGTACAAGATTAATAGAATGTGGATGGAGGGACCAACTGAAAGCGTACTGCAAAG AAATCATTAGAGAAAAAGGTGTTGAAAACGTGTCAGTTGATGAGCTTATAGCAGCAGTCACACCAAGGGCAAGAG CTACTGTGCCGGACATCATCAAGCGTGAACTTCTTCACCAGATCAAGAATTTTCTGATAGATCAGCAGGCATGCGGTTAA